CGTGTCGCAAGCATGGCATTAGAGGCATATTTTGTCATCTCGGACGATAAAATATCCATGAAGATGACCCTGAAATTGTTGAGCAGAAATGGGCGATACAGTCTCGACATAAGATTTTCAGCCTCTTTACTCTCAACGCCTACAATTACACGGTCGGGACTCATAAAGTCGTTTATTGCAGCTCCCTCTTTCAGGAATTCAGGGTTAGAGGCTACATCAAACTGAAGATCATTCAGTCCTCTTTCATCAAGACGTTTACGAATTAATTCTCTTATGCGGTATGATGTACCAACCGGTACTGTGCTCTTGGTTACTATCAGCAGATGTTTGTTCATATTATCTGCGATAGTGTTTGCTACAGTCATAACATACGACAGGTCAGCATTTCCCTCTTCATCCGAGGGTGTGCCTACTGCAATGAATATTATATCCATTTCATTAAGAACAGATGTCAGATCAGTTGTGAAGTGTAGTCGCTCCGCATCATAATTTCGTACAACAATACTCTTTAATCCGGGCTCATAGATAGGTATTATTCCCTTCTTGAGACCTTCGATCTTCTCGCTGTCGATATCAACACAAGTAACATCCACTCCCATCTCTGCAAAACAGGCACCAGAAACTAAACCTACATAACCTGTTCCGACAATTGCTATCCTCATATCTTATGTTTTATATTATACTTAATTATTTAAATTATAAAGAGTTATACGCTATATTATCTTTTTATCCAACTGTGCTGACTGGCATATAACTTTAAATAGATCTTGTATCTCTATTAATTATGTATCTCAATTGATCTTAAAAAAACAGCAGATCTTTATGTATTAACCAATCACTCTTTATATCTCATATTATTGAACTCGCCTGTCAACTTCTTCCTGAGGTTGTTTACAGGGTAAAGCACTGTTAACAGCCCGATTAAGCTTACTACGGCAATAACAATCAGTATATCCGTAAACTTAACTATTACAGGGTAAGCATCAATTATATATGCACCTGGAATATTGCTCAGACGTATTAACCCGAAATGCTGCTGCAAAAGACATAGAACCAGTCCTATCACTATACCAGCCACTATCCCTGAGAAAGTGATCAACCACCCTTCATTAAGAAATATTCGTGAAATAAGAGTGTTGGAAGCTCCCATGTTTCTAAGGCTGTTAATATCATCTTTCTTCTCTACAATGAGCATAGAAAGTGATCCTACAACATTGAAAACAGCTATGAGCAGTATAAATGCCAGAATGAGAAATGTTACCCATTTCTCCACCTGCAGCATCCTGTATGATTCTCGTTGCTGTTCAAAGCGATCCTCAATAAGAAATTCATCACCAAGAATATTCCTGATCTGATTTTTCACTCTTTTTACTGATGCTCCCGGTTGAAGTTTTATATCGAGTGAAGTTACTTCATTACTATAGTTAAGCAGTTCCCTTACCTTTGAAATTGGCATGATTGCCATCTGCTCATCATACTTTGGTGTGTTAAGGCTAAACACTCCTCCTATCTGCACATAACCTGTTGTGAAAGCTGCCGCTGGATTTGCAAGATTGACTCTCACATCTCTTTTTGGTGCATAGATCTCAATCGGATTTATGAAACCGGGACGTGCTCCCAGCGAGACTGCCAGACCTGTACCTAATGTTGTGTAATCAACCACATCTTCTCGAAGTTTGAATGATCCGTCGACCATCAGTTTCTCCATATCGGTCATATTACTGAACTCCTGTGAAACTCCTTTCATGAGTACAGGAACCTGCTGACCATTGAAGCTGAACAGGGCATTCTCTTCGAGTGACTCTGATATCATCTGTATCCCTTCAACCCGTAACGCTTCATCAAACTGGGGTGTATTGTAGTTAAATACCTTACCCTCTCTTACAGTTATCTTTAAATCGGGATCAAATGCACTGAACATACCCTCAACAATACCTCCGAAGCCATTGAAAACGGATAGTACCACCACCATTGCCATTGTTGCAATGGCAATACCGCAAACGGATATGGCAGAAATCACATTTATTGCATTGTGCGATTTCTTGGAGAAGAGGTACCGGCGTGCTATGAATAGTGATATGTCCAAAGCAGAGATTTCAGTCGTTTTTCAACAATCTGTCAATATTCTCAACATAATCAAGTGAATCATCAACATGAAAAGTTAGCTCTGGTATTACCCTTAATTGATTTCTCAATCTTTTACCCAAGTCATACCGAACAGATTTAACGTTCTCATTAATATTCTTAACTAACTCTTCACCTTTATCTGATGGGAAAATACTTAGATATGCATGTGCAACACTGAGGTCGGGCGATACACGCACATTTGTCACCGAGATCAGTACCCCCTGCATCTTCTTGGTTTCCAGAAGGAATAATTCGCTCAGTTCTTTCTGTATCAACCGATTTATCTTTTGTTGTCTGTTCGAGTCCATAATATTTACTTTTTTCTGATAAGCGTTAAACCGTCACGAACTGCTAATATAACCTTTTCGACACGATTATCGCTTTTCAAATGAGTATTAAATTCCAAAATACCTTTAGTCTGCCAGTCATTACTCTTCGGCTTTTCCAGAACCTTTCCATGCCAGAGAGTATTATCCGCTAGTATGAAACCACCCTGTTTCACTTTAGGGAGAATCTTCTCGTAGAGCTGCCAATAGTCACGTTTATTACCATCCATAAATACCAAATCGAAGGTACTATCCTCATAATCAAGCACAACTTCATTGGCATCACCAATTATCAGAATGATCTTATCGCTGTAGGAGGAGCAACTAAAATTTTCGCGTATTATATCCTCCATCTCATCATCTATCTCGATAGTTTCAAGAGAAGCACCATCTTCAAGCCCCTCAGCAATGCAGAGCGCGGAATAGCCTGTGTAGGTTCCAATTTCAAGCACTCTTGAAGGACGAATCATCTGTACCAGCATTTTAAGTAATCGTCCCTGCAGGTGACCTGATGACATCTCTCCGTGAAGCAGCTTTACATGAGCCTCACGATATATCTGACTTAACAGCTGAGGCTCCTCATCGATATGTTCAATTATATAATCTTCAATCGATCTCATTTACCGGTTAAATGAATATGATTTCAATAATACTTTTAGTGATTCAAAACTAGTTTGAATCACTAAATTACTATGAAAACATCAAGTATTTAAAACAATTGAATTAAAATTTACTACATCAGAGTTAAAATAATTCAGTTGGTTAAATTACGCTGTGTAGTCGGGCAAATTATATTTCTCTTTTGCTTCAAGAATTCTCCAGGCATCCACAACTTCCAGATATGTTGTTCCGCCCACTTCACCAAAGCTCCCTCCCAGATATGCAACTCTGTCATCAGGTTCAATCATCTTGTTTTCGATGAGTCGGCGAATTGCCTCTGTAAAATATGCCCTGCGACTCTCTTTTGTGTTGCCATCTCCTTTACCCTCCTGGAATTCAGCCATAATACCATAAGAGAGTGCAAGTTCGCGTGCAAGTCTCTTTGTTGTTGTGATGGCGTATATAGGGCTCTTACCTCTGAATGCTGCAAGCACCCTTGCTGTTCTTCCGGTGTGACTGTCTGTTACAATAGCTTTTACACTAAGCTTGTTAGATGTTTTTACTGCCTGTTTCGCAAGAAATTCAGTAACATCACCCTCTTTATAGGTGTCATACGGAACACGTATATCATTATCTGTCAGTTTAGTAAGCTCTGCTTCGTAGGCTGTCCTTGCCATTGTCCTTACAGCTTCAACAGGATACTTGCCATAGGCAGTCTCACCACTTAGCATAACAGCATCAGTTCTGTAATAGATAGCATTTGCTATGTCGGTAATCTCTGCACGTGTGGGGCGTGGATTATGAATCATCGAGTGCAGCATCTGAGTTGCAACGATAACAGGCTTCTTATGATGAATTGCCTTTTTGATAAGGACACGCTGAATGCCCGGAATCTTCTCCTGTGCCACCTCAATACCAAGGTCACCACGAGCAATCATTATACCATAAGCCGATTCAAGAATCTCATCAGCATTATCAACACCTTCCTGATTCTCAATCTTTGCAATAATCTTTATTGTGCTGCCCAACTCATCAAGTATCTCCTGAACAACCTTTATATCTTCAGCATTTCTTACAAATGAGTGTGCTATAAAATCAACATTGTGCTTTGCAGACAATGCAATGAATTTTTTATCTCTTTCTGTGATTGCTGGCAGATTGATACGTACACCCGGAATATTTACACTCTTTCGGCTGCCAATCACACCATCATTCATCACACTGCAGATAAGATGATCTTTGTTAACTGTAATAACTTTCAGATCCACTTCTCCATCATCAATAAGGATATCATCGCCAACACGCATCTCTTCAGCAATATTGGAGTATGAAATATAGATAGTTTCATTGGAAGAAACCCCTTTCGGGTCGCCCACAATTTTCACAAGTTCCCCGGTTTTAAGTTCAATTGGATTATTTGCAACCGTTGTTCTGATTTCCGGTCCTTTTGTATCTACTAGAATGGCTATCTCTTCAGAAACCTCTCTTACATTGTTTATAATTTTGAGGAAACCCTCTTCGTTTAAATGTGCGGAATTAAGTCTCACTACATTCATTCCGGCTTCGTACAACTGTTCTAAAAACGGTACTTCGCAACGTTGATCGGATATCGTTGCAACTATTTTTGTTTGTTTCTGCATATTTTATATTAATGATTCGATTATCAGTAATCGATACTGATCATTTTAACGTTTAAGTTCAAATATTGTTTGCCAACTGCAAAGCCTTAATTGCCAGTTTATATGAGTTTAACCCAAAACCGGCAATTACACCCATGCAAACAGCAGAAATCATAGATTGATGTCTGAACTCCTCTCTTGCATGAATGTTTGATATGTGAACTTCTATAACTGGTGTCTTAACTGCCTTAATTGAGTCTCTTATTGCCACTGAGGTGTGAGTATATCCACCTGCATTAAGAATAATTCCGTCATAGTTAAAGCCTGTTTCCTGAATTTTATTGATTATTTCACCCTCTACATTCGATTGGAAATAATCTATCTCAATATCTGGAAAGCTAATCCTAATATTTTCCAGAAACTCCGTAAATGTTATACTTCCATATACTCCCGGCTCGCGTGTTCCGAGCAGATTGAGGTTGGGACCGTTTATAATTTGAATTTTCATAAATCAGAAAGCTTTTTATAATTTTTTTATATGGAAACAGGATACAAAGATACTATAATATTCGCATATTGTTATAAACAACTAAGGGTATCACATTACGCGATACCCTTAGAAAAAAATATGTTACTAAAAATTTAGTTTATCTGTTCAGCAGGCTGTTTTACTCCCTCACCTTCGGTTTCCGATGAGCCGAAGTTTGCTTCTGCCATACGTACATAGGATTTATATCTCCATTGAGCATTCTGTCTTGCAGCTTCAAACAGCTCATCTGCCTCTGCAGGGAATGCTTTCATCAACTGTGTATAGCGCACCTCACCCTTCAGGAAGTCAACAAACTTATCCCACTCAGGCTCTTTACTGTCGAGCTGGAAAGGATTCAGTCCCTGCTCCTCAAGACGTGGGTCGTAGCGCCACAAGTGCCAGTAACCACTCTCAACAGCAGCCTTCTGTTCCGATTGAGCATGTCCCATTCCTTTCCTTAATCCATGACTGATACATGGTGAGTATGCAATTACAATTGAAGGTCCGTTATATGACTCAGCCTCACGGATAGCTTTCAGAGTTTGTCCCTGATTAGCACCCATTGCTACCTGTGCTACGTAAACATAACCATAGGTGGTAGCAATCATACCAAGATCTTTCTTACGTATGCGCTTACCTGCTGCTGCAAACTTAGCCACAGCTGCAATTGGGGTTGATTTGGATGACTGACCTCCAGTGTTAGAGTAGACTTCTGTATCAAGTACAAGGATATTTATATCCTTTCCGCTTGCCAGAACATGGTCCAGACCACCAAAACCTATATCATATGCCCATCCATCTCCACCAAACACCCAGATAGATTTCTTAGCAAGATACTTTTCAAGTGAAAGTATCTCCTTGGCTAATGGAATATCACTACCTGTCAGCGAAGCAACAACTTTAGCAGATATCTCTTTTGATAGTTCAGCACTATCTTTATTCTCAATCCATAGATTAAACAGCTCTTTCTGCTCTGCCGTAAACTGATCGGAAGCGATAGCATCCTTCATCAGATTTTCTATTCTGTTTCGCATACTTGCCTGAGCAATTGCAAAGCCATAACCAAACTCTGCGTTATCTTCAAAAAGTGAGTTTGCCCAAGCCGGACCTTTACCTTCCTCATTTTTAGTATAAGGAGTTGCAGGTGCTGATGCCCCATAGATTGAAGAACAACCTGTTGCGTTTGCAATCATCATTCTTTCTCCATAAAGCTGAGTAATTAGCTTGATGTATGGTGTTTCACCACATCCTGAACAAGCTCCGGAGAACTCAAACAGAGGAGTGGCAAACTGAGAGTTTTTAACATTGAGACTGATATCAACAAGATGAGCTTTACTTGTAACGTTCTCCATCATCCAGTCCCAATTCTTCTGATTTTCAAGCTGAGACTCAATAGAAACCATCTCAAGAGCTTTTTCTCCTTTTCTTCCGGGACAAACATCGGCACAATTACCGCAACCAAGACAGTCAAGAACATCAACCTGGATACGGAATCCCATTCCTGCAAACTGTTTACCTTGAGCTTTTAGCAGTTCCACTCCTTCGCCTACACCTTTCTGCTCTTCCTCATCAAGCATGAACGGACGGATAGTAGCATGAGGACATACATAAGCGCACTGATTACACTGTATACAGTTTTCAGGCTGCCAAACAGGAACATTAACAGCTACACCACGTTTTTCATACTTGGTGGTTCCTGTTTCCCATGTTCCGTCTTCACGACCAGTGAAGGCTGATACCGGCAGGCTATAGCCATTTTGTGCATTAACCGGACGAACGACCTTTCTGATGAATTCAGGAGCATCATCTGTTGTATCTGTCGATACCACAAGGTTTGCCCATTCCTGAAGAACTTCCACTTCCTCAACATCACCACCGCGATCAACAGCAGCATAATTCATCTTAACAATGGTTTCACCCTTTTTACCGTATGACTTAACGATGAATTTCTTCATCTGTTCCACAGCAAGATCGTAAGGAATTACATTTGAGATTTTGAAGAAAGCCGACTGCAATATTGTGTTGGTTCTGTTGCCCAGTCCGATCTCTTCTGCAATCTTTGTGGCATTTATTATGTATAGCTTGATATTGTTTACTGCAAAATATTTCTTCACATGATCGGGCAGGTGATCTGCCACCTCTTCCTTAGGCCACAGAGAGTTTAGAAGGAAAGTACCATTCTTCTTAAGTCCTGCAGTCACATCATACAGATGCAGATAGGCCGGAACGTGACATGCTACAAAATTAGGAGTATTCACTAAATAAGGTGACCTGATCGGGTTATCGCCAAAACGGAGATGAGAACAGGTAAATCCTCCAGATTTCTTGGAGTCATACGCAAAATATGCCTGAACATACTTATCTGTATTGTCACCTATAATTTTAATGGAGTTCTTATTAGCTCCAACCGTACCATCAGATCCAAGTCCGTAGAATTTAGCCTCATATGTTGTTTCATCCATAGAGATCTCAGCCTTTACAGGAAGCGATTTGAATGTAACATCATCAACAATACCGATAGTGAAATCGTTCTTAGGCATACTAAGAGAGAGATTTTCGAAAACCGATAATATTTGTGACGGTGTGGTATCTTTAGATGATAATCCATAAATACCTCCAACAATCTCAGGAGCATTTTCTTTTCCATAAAAACTGTTCTTCACATCCAGATACATCGGCTGACCAGGTGCTCCCGGTTCCTTTGTACGGTCGAGTACTGCAATACGCTTTACTGTATCAGGTATAACCGACAGGAATGCCTCTGCCTTGAAAGGACGATATAGGTGCACTGCAACAACACCCACCTTCTCGCCTTTAGCTCTCAGGTGATCAACAACCTCTCTGATTGTTTCTGTTACAGACCCCATAGCAATGATAACTCTTTCTGCTTCAGGATCACCGTAATAGTCAAACAGACCATACTTGCGTCCGGTTACCTCTGCCAGTTTCTCAAGATACTTCTCAACAACATCGGGAACATTATCATAAAATGGATTAGATGCTTCACGCGCCTGAAAATAGATATCATCATTCTGAGCTGTTCCTCTGGTAACAGGGTTATCAGGTGTTAGTGCTCTTTCACGGAATTCTTTCAGTGCTTCCTGATTTAAAAGCGGTGCCAGATCTTCATTTGACAATGCTTCGATCTTCTGGATTTCGTGTGAGGTTCGGAATCCGTCGAAATAGTGAAGGAACGGCACGCGGCTCTCGATGGATGCAAGGTGAGCAACTGCTGCAAGGTCCATTACCTCTTGAACAGAGCCTGTTGCAAAAAGAGCAAAACCTGTAGGTCTTGCTGCCATAACATCCTGTTGATCACCAAATATTGATAATGCATGAGATGCAAGTGCGCGAGCTGAAACATGAAATACTCCGGGAAGAAGTTCCCCGGCCATCTTATACATATTAGGAAGCATCAGAAGTAACCCTTGTGATGCTGTAAATGTAGATGTTAGTGCACCGGCCTGCAGAGATCCGTGCATTGCGCCGGCAGCACCGGCTTCTGATTGCATTTCCTGTACTAAGACCGGCTGTCCG
This portion of the Lascolabacillus massiliensis genome encodes:
- a CDS encoding O-methyltransferase produces the protein MRSIEDYIIEHIDEEPQLLSQIYREAHVKLLHGEMSSGHLQGRLLKMLVQMIRPSRVLEIGTYTGYSALCIAEGLEDGASLETIEIDDEMEDIIRENFSCSSYSDKIILIIGDANEVVLDYEDSTFDLVFMDGNKRDYWQLYEKILPKVKQGGFILADNTLWHGKVLEKPKSNDWQTKGILEFNTHLKSDNRVEKVILAVRDGLTLIRKK
- a CDS encoding UDP-glucose dehydrogenase family protein, with protein sequence MRIAIVGTGYVGLVSGACFAEMGVDVTCVDIDSEKIEGLKKGIIPIYEPGLKSIVVRNYDAERLHFTTDLTSVLNEMDIIFIAVGTPSDEEGNADLSYVMTVANTIADNMNKHLLIVTKSTVPVGTSYRIRELIRKRLDERGLNDLQFDVASNPEFLKEGAAINDFMSPDRVIVGVESKEAENLMSRLYRPFLLNNFRVIFMDILSSEMTKYASNAMLATRISFMNDIANLCEIVGADVNMVRRGMGSDSRIGRSFLYPGCGYGGSCFPKDIRAIMKVGEDVGYEMTVIKAVEEVNNRQKGILFHKFNRYYNGDIKGKTVAVWGLSFKPETDDMRDAPSLTLIESLLKEGVNVRAYDPAAMQEARKYLDDRIYYATDIYDAANEADALIVPTEWKEFRLPNWSILSKIMNNHLVIDGRNIYNKEDMAAYGFEYRGIGQK
- the pyk gene encoding pyruvate kinase, giving the protein MQKQTKIVATISDQRCEVPFLEQLYEAGMNVVRLNSAHLNEEGFLKIINNVREVSEEIAILVDTKGPEIRTTVANNPIELKTGELVKIVGDPKGVSSNETIYISYSNIAEEMRVGDDILIDDGEVDLKVITVNKDHLICSVMNDGVIGSRKSVNIPGVRINLPAITERDKKFIALSAKHNVDFIAHSFVRNAEDIKVVQEILDELGSTIKIIAKIENQEGVDNADEILESAYGIMIARGDLGIEVAQEKIPGIQRVLIKKAIHHKKPVIVATQMLHSMIHNPRPTRAEITDIANAIYYRTDAVMLSGETAYGKYPVEAVRTMARTAYEAELTKLTDNDIRVPYDTYKEGDVTEFLAKQAVKTSNKLSVKAIVTDSHTGRTARVLAAFRGKSPIYAITTTKRLARELALSYGIMAEFQEGKGDGNTKESRRAYFTEAIRRLIENKMIEPDDRVAYLGGSFGEVGGTTYLEVVDAWRILEAKEKYNLPDYTA
- the rbfA gene encoding 30S ribosome-binding factor RbfA, which gives rise to MDSNRQQKINRLIQKELSELFLLETKKMQGVLISVTNVRVSPDLSVAHAYLSIFPSDKGEELVKNINENVKSVRYDLGKRLRNQLRVIPELTFHVDDSLDYVENIDRLLKND
- the nifJ gene encoding pyruvate:ferredoxin (flavodoxin) oxidoreductase; the protein is MAKQKKFLTCDGNQAAAHIAYMFSEVAAIYPITPSSTMAEYVDEWAAAGRKNLFGQPVLVQEMQSEAGAAGAMHGSLQAGALTSTFTASQGLLLMLPNMYKMAGELLPGVFHVSARALASHALSIFGDQQDVMAARPTGFALFATGSVQEVMDLAAVAHLASIESRVPFLHYFDGFRTSHEIQKIEALSNEDLAPLLNQEALKEFRERALTPDNPVTRGTAQNDDIYFQAREASNPFYDNVPDVVEKYLEKLAEVTGRKYGLFDYYGDPEAERVIIAMGSVTETIREVVDHLRAKGEKVGVVAVHLYRPFKAEAFLSVIPDTVKRIAVLDRTKEPGAPGQPMYLDVKNSFYGKENAPEIVGGIYGLSSKDTTPSQILSVFENLSLSMPKNDFTIGIVDDVTFKSLPVKAEISMDETTYEAKFYGLGSDGTVGANKNSIKIIGDNTDKYVQAYFAYDSKKSGGFTCSHLRFGDNPIRSPYLVNTPNFVACHVPAYLHLYDVTAGLKKNGTFLLNSLWPKEEVADHLPDHVKKYFAVNNIKLYIINATKIAEEIGLGNRTNTILQSAFFKISNVIPYDLAVEQMKKFIVKSYGKKGETIVKMNYAAVDRGGDVEEVEVLQEWANLVVSTDTTDDAPEFIRKVVRPVNAQNGYSLPVSAFTGREDGTWETGTTKYEKRGVAVNVPVWQPENCIQCNQCAYVCPHATIRPFMLDEEEQKGVGEGVELLKAQGKQFAGMGFRIQVDVLDCLGCGNCADVCPGRKGEKALEMVSIESQLENQKNWDWMMENVTSKAHLVDISLNVKNSQFATPLFEFSGACSGCGETPYIKLITQLYGERMMIANATGCSSIYGASAPATPYTKNEEGKGPAWANSLFEDNAEFGYGFAIAQASMRNRIENLMKDAIASDQFTAEQKELFNLWIENKDSAELSKEISAKVVASLTGSDIPLAKEILSLEKYLAKKSIWVFGGDGWAYDIGFGGLDHVLASGKDINILVLDTEVYSNTGGQSSKSTPIAAVAKFAAAGKRIRKKDLGMIATTYGYVYVAQVAMGANQGQTLKAIREAESYNGPSIVIAYSPCISHGLRKGMGHAQSEQKAAVESGYWHLWRYDPRLEEQGLNPFQLDSKEPEWDKFVDFLKGEVRYTQLMKAFPAEADELFEAARQNAQWRYKSYVRMAEANFGSSETEGEGVKQPAEQIN
- a CDS encoding FtsX-like permease family protein; translated protein: MDISLFIARRYLFSKKSHNAINVISAISVCGIAIATMAMVVVLSVFNGFGGIVEGMFSAFDPDLKITVREGKVFNYNTPQFDEALRVEGIQMISESLEENALFSFNGQQVPVLMKGVSQEFSNMTDMEKLMVDGSFKLREDVVDYTTLGTGLAVSLGARPGFINPIEIYAPKRDVRVNLANPAAAFTTGYVQIGGVFSLNTPKYDEQMAIMPISKVRELLNYSNEVTSLDIKLQPGASVKRVKNQIRNILGDEFLIEDRFEQQRESYRMLQVEKWVTFLILAFILLIAVFNVVGSLSMLIVEKKDDINSLRNMGASNTLISRIFLNEGWLITFSGIVAGIVIGLVLCLLQQHFGLIRLSNIPGAYIIDAYPVIVKFTDILIVIAVVSLIGLLTVLYPVNNLRKKLTGEFNNMRYKE
- the aroQ gene encoding type II 3-dehydroquinate dehydratase; translation: MKIQIINGPNLNLLGTREPGVYGSITFTEFLENIRISFPDIEIDYFQSNVEGEIINKIQETGFNYDGIILNAGGYTHTSVAIRDSIKAVKTPVIEVHISNIHAREEFRHQSMISAVCMGVIAGFGLNSYKLAIKALQLANNI